In a genomic window of Bacteroidales bacterium:
- a CDS encoding PAS domain-containing protein has product MNQLFQRSHKINKLETTRTRESQYARSLIEASLDPLVTISTEGKITDMNEALVNITGMMREKLTGTDFFDYFTEPQKAREVYQEVFAKGSVADSPLTLRHKDGKLTDVLFNGSVYKDDRGNVLGAVVVARDIAEQKWAIELRIANKELAFQNDEKEKRAEELSIANKELAFQNDEKEKRAEE; this is encoded by the coding sequence ATGAATCAACTTTTCCAAAGGAGTCATAAAATAAATAAATTGGAAACAACAAGAACGCGAGAATCTCAATACGCCAGAAGCCTGATAGAAGCCAGCCTTGACCCATTGGTTACTATAAGCACCGAAGGTAAGATCACGGATATGAATGAGGCATTGGTGAACATTACGGGTATGATGCGCGAAAAACTAACAGGCACCGACTTCTTCGATTATTTCACCGAACCACAAAAGGCTCGTGAAGTTTATCAGGAAGTGTTCGCGAAAGGATCTGTTGCCGATTCTCCACTTACGCTTCGCCACAAGGACGGCAAGCTGACCGATGTATTATTTAACGGCTCGGTTTATAAAGATGACAGAGGAAATGTGCTTGGTGCAGTTGTAGTGGCAAGAGACATTGCCGAGCAAAAATGGGCAATAGAGTTACGAATTGCCAACAAAGAGCTTGCTTTTCAAAACGATGAGAAAGAAAAACGGGCAGAAGAGTTAAGCATTGCCAACAAAGAGCTTGCTTTTCAAAACGATGAGAAAGAAAAACGGGCAGAAGAG